The window CGCATACCAAGActggcaaaaaaaaattaaaaaaaaaaaaaaaaaaccaaaaattcttAATGCCACTCCACCTTCGGGTATGAACTAAATaagtttctatatatatatatatatatatatatatatatatatattcgtGGAATGGATCGAGACACAGTGATTGTTTCGGTTCGAGTCGACCCGTATACCCAAAAGTAAGGAGTCCAATCCTCCAAAtgtgatgatatatatatatatatctatactTTTCTTTAGTAATGCAATAAAGACCTGAATTGGAATTAAGATGTCCTCTGCAGTTCTTCATAATTATGTAGTATCAAGAAGAACTACCCAGCTTCTAGTACTgttgttgttttcttcttctctacaaTTGATGATTATGGCCAGTTCCAGTTCCGACCTTACTCTGGTGTACTACTTCTGCATAAATACAAGTGGTATTTACGACCCAAACAGCATATTTGCAGACAACCTCAATCAGGTTCTCACCAATCTAACGTCAGAAGCTAATCTCCTCAGCTTCTACAACACAAGCAGCATGGCGGGGGGTTCTACTAGCACTGACGACCAAGTAAATGCTCTGTACATGTGCAGAGGCGATATCAGCAGCAATACTAGCTTGCCACTCTTGTGTTACCACTGCATCTACACAAGTCTTATTGGTATGCCCCAATCAGAAGGAGGCGATTATATGGTACGATAAGTGTACGCTTCGGTATTCGACTCGGTCCTTCTTCTCGATCCATTGCAGAATTAAGTCCAACAGCTTATTGGAACAGTACACAAACAAAATAGTTTCCAATCTACTTCAGTTTGATCAACTTGTCACAACTAACTTCGAAAGCTTAGCTAACCAGACTGCTTTTGATCCTCTCACAACAATGTTTGTGACTAAAGAAACCATCTCAGGATCTTTCGATTTATACTTTCTTTTACAGTGTACCCAAGATTTATCGCCCAGTGATTGCTACTTATGCTTGAAACGTGCCATCAGTGATCTTCAATTTGATAATGCCAATGGGCATCAATGGGCTATGGTGTTCCTTCCTAGTTGTATTATTCAGTACAGCGTGATTTTGTTTTATTACACGGCCCCACCTCCCCCACCTCTTCACTCCCACTCGACCTCCACCGCGGCGCCGGCGCCACCTCCCCTTCACTCGGCGGTTCAACCTCTTCCATCTCCTGCTCCTATTACTGCTACACCTACAAATACCACTAACCATGGTAGGTTTGAAGATTATATATTTTTGGTATCAGAGAGCTTATTAATTATTTGGATATGTTAtagggagtttttttttttttttttttttttttcgtttgcTGCTACCCAAATTGGAAGTTGCAGGAATGTTCCTATTATCCGGATTTACAGCCAAACAAgtagaataattcactttctctttgggttcataaatacaaTACTCTCttaggtttttttgtttttcaaaatacccttttagaTTTCGCTTCTTTGGGCTGTGAACTAACTAGGTTGCAAGAACATACCAACTACCAACGGATAGCACCAAAATTTCGTCTCATCTTATTGCACTAATTACTACTAATTTCTGCTTAAGTTGTGTTTGGTTGTCTATAGAtgaatagaaagaaaagaaaaaaatatagacTCTTGGGTCTTATTATTTTCTAAGCCTTTGGTTATCTAGAGATGAATAGATGATTCAATTTTCAAATATTGAAATTGTCTTGGGAGTTGCAAACTTTTCTATCGATCACCATCAACAAAAAAGTATAGTCCATATGATGAGAAAACATGGATCACCCTATCTAGGTTGTATTTATTAGTctgatatttttcttttttcttaaagagatttttttttttttttcttatcttttctattCATCTCTAgacaaccaaacacagccttgaTGATTTAAGAGTTTATTACTCTATTTAAAATGGGGGGTTTTTAATGTTTATGCAGGAAATTCAGGGACCTTGTcgaaaaatattattattgttattgctATTACCAGTTCGATCGCAGCGGTGATTTTTATCTCCATGTTGTTCTATTTTTTGAGACGAAAGCGAAAAGATGCTTTGAAGCCAAAGGATGATGGTAATGCCAAACAAACAATTtcgtatttttattttaataacgTACTTTTACATTATCGTACTAAGACATGGTTATCATCATTGATCATATTCGCATGTTTGGTTATCATTAGaacacaaaacaaaatataattgTGCCTTAAGCCAACATAGGTTGATAGAATTTGATTCATGTTTTATTTATGCATGTAttacatttgttttttttaggtaaTGACTTACTGGAATTTGACCTTCGCACAATTAGAGCTGCAACAAAAAACTTCTCGATTGCTAATGCTCTTGGTGAAGGTGGATTTGGAATTGTTTACAAGGTAACTTTTAATATAACAtctcttaaatttttttcttattctttttgtGTCTACAATAGCTAGACTCTCTTATAGTCAatattttataaacaaatagACACTTGTAACTAATAATTCTAAGTACAACTTGTCACCAAAATGGTGATCGAATTGAGATGTTGTaaccttattttatttatttattgccctttgtcttattttcaaCACAGCCTTGGATCCCATAAATTCTGGTTCAAAAGTGGTAGGAGACCTCATAATTGTTCTCATATAAAAAGTAAAGTCTCTTTCCGCCATGACTATTAGTTGTAAAGGGGGCTTAGTGTATAAAAttatagggcaagagatcgctgcaTCATCATGTAGCCTTTGCACCAATGTGGTAACCAATGAGAATGTGTGCGGGGGGGCATTAACACAGATGGGAATTTTGATTTCAAGAGGTGCTGGACAGTCATTTTGCGCACACCTAAGTCTGGGAGCAGGAGCTAAGTCTGGGAGCAGGAGCTACGTGACCAAACAATgttatttttcccaaaattatGTAGAGATTTACTTGTAGAGACCTGTTGATTCTTCCAAGTGTAGAATTATTTGTCATGATATATTACTTCCATTTGCAGTAAAAATAAGTGTTTTTTTACTTCCATGCATTGTCAGGGAATGCTTTCAAATGGGCAAGATATAGCTGCGAAAAGGCTCTCTAAAAACTCTGGACAAGGTGCTAAAGAGTTCAAGAATGAGGTAAAATTAGTAGCGAAGCTTCAACACCGGAACCTTGTTAGACTCTTGGGCTTCTGCATCGGCAAACAAGAAAAGTTACTCATCTATGAGTTCGTGCCTAATGCAAGCCTTGATCGCTTCCTATTTGGTTAGCTAGGCTTAATTggccttctctctccctccctccctccctacATTTATTTACTTTCATGTATATTAATGCACAATGATTGAAATCCAGATTCTAATaaagatttttttcttttctcctaaGAAACCATGTGTATTTTGTTGCATGAAAATTACAGATCCAGTTAGACGCTCAAATTTGAATTGGGAAACACGCTACAAAATCATAGTTGGAATTGCACGAGGGCTTCTTTATCTGCATGAGGATTCTCGACTTAAAATTGTACATCGAGATCTAAAATCTAGCAATATCTTGTTAGATAgtgatttatgccctaaaatttcagaCTTTGGTATGGCAAGGCTTGTTGGAATGGACCAAACACATTGCGACACAACTAAAATTGCTGGAACATTGTATGCTTTGAAGCCCTTGATTGCTAGCATCACATAGTTTTATATGCTTCttaatttaaatattttcaCATAACAGATTTGgttgatttaaattttttaaattcacAATTTTTTTAGGGACGACAATTTCTTATATCTATGAGACAAATTTATAAGATAAATAAAtgtaaaatcaaatcaaatctacttattttgtaattttttttttcttatctcgAAGATTTAAGAAATCggcccatttttttttatccaataCATTTACCACTGATCGCATTTAATTGATagaaatattgatttttttttttgacttggaTTGCAGTGGATACATGGCCCCTGAATATGTACTAAATGGACAGTTTTCAGTAAAGTCAGACGTATATAGTTATGGTGTTTTGCTACTGGAGATTGTAAGTGGTCAGCGGAATGGTAGCACTTTACATCAATTAGAATATTCTCAAGACCTTGTGCGCAATGTAAGTATGATCACCAACCATTTAAATCTTTTCTTGTTCTGTTTGTtattaggatttgttttttggggtaaaatttTTGTTATTAGGATTTAGGCACTAACAATATAAACATTATAAGGTTACGAACTGAAAAAGATCCTGTGCATCTGGGCAGttgggctgcatgtgcagcgccaggCTCAAGGTGGCACGCTTTTACcatcttacccctgctcgggcaaggtgcttgggcaggggtaaggcggtcaaagcgcATCGCCTTGAgtctggcgctgcacatgcaaCCTGGCTGCCCGGATGCACAGGAGCCGGGTCCGTTACGAATCACCCTAACACCTTTTGAGATCCCTTGCACATACACTTTAGGTGCCAACATTCTTTCCACTTATTGCCACTTAAAGGGTGAAGAGAGATATTTATGGGGAAAAGTAAAAAAGGGGACATTGTTGGCCCATGAAGCGTATGTTAAAGTAAACATATGTTCTGTGTAGAGGATTTGAACCTCACACTTGCATATGTAGGATTTaaaattgggattttctttttgatatactcttatttttttgtccttctaatataacacattttttttcttcaatgaaagtaaaaattgtcatttcataTAAAAAGTACATTAAATGCTGCattaaaatgatttttaatttttttttaaatttgtattaaataacttttaagaataaaacaagatGCAATTAAAATGTGTCAAGTTTTAAACACACACATATATTCTATAGGTGCGTCATTCAAAAACTTCCTCTAAAATAATAGCTTTTAATTTCACATGTTATAAAATCCACAAGTGGGAGAAGTGATTCTAAGAATAGTGTTTTGAATGCTTTTCCAGTCCCAATATTTCCAGGAAAACCAAATCGATACAGCATAAGAATAGTGTTTTGAATGCTTTTCCAGTCCCAATATTTCCAGGAAAACCAAATCGATACAGCAGAGGAATAGTGTTTTGAATGCTTTTCCAGTCCCAATATTTCCAGGAAAACCAAATCGATACAGCATAAGAACTGTTTGCCCTACAAGTTCACAGTGCTAGCAAAAGTCACTAAATTAGGATCAGCTTCCCACGTGGAAAGAGGAGTTACCCTCTCCACATGGGATCGACCACGAGTTAGTGCAACTAATGCACCATTGACTCATAGTCAGATACCCCATAGGTGGTCAGGCATatggggagaggatccagaCCCAAACTATGGTCAGGCATGACTAGTTTGCCACATGGAAAGGTGAATTgcaattctgaccattggatagaagGGATTAGAATGGTTTGGATTGActacatataaaattttggacaaagttttcctccaccatcctatggttttagtatgttctaaaataccctcttgatactCATTTCTACCCCCTcgatgaatgagatcccattcaccgtgggtggagggaaactcgatcctaaaATTTTAGAGTTAAATTAAATCATTAATTTCTTCCAGGTGTGGGAGCATTGGACTAAAGAGACAC is drawn from Telopea speciosissima isolate NSW1024214 ecotype Mountain lineage chromosome 1, Tspe_v1, whole genome shotgun sequence and contains these coding sequences:
- the LOC122645846 gene encoding cysteine-rich receptor-like protein kinase 10 — its product is MVIIIDHIRMFGNDLLEFDLRTIRAATKNFSIANALGEGGFGIVYKGMLSNGQDIAAKRLSKNSGQGAKEFKNEVKLVAKLQHRNLVRLLGFCIGKQEKLLIYEFVPNASLDRFLFDPVRRSNLNWETRYKIIVGIARGLLYLHEDSRLKIVHRDLKSSNILLDSDLCPKISDFGMARLVGMDQTHCDTTKIAGTFGYMAPEYVLNGQFSVKSDVYSYGVLLLEIVSGQRNGSTLHQLEYSQDLVRNVWEHWTKETPLEFVDLSVREYCSSSEVLRSIHIGLSCVQDEPARRPSMASVVHTLQSESLTLPVLSPPTVLAKGLGSQTREYFLERLQSTNSSI